The following are from one region of the Dreissena polymorpha isolate Duluth1 chromosome 2, UMN_Dpol_1.0, whole genome shotgun sequence genome:
- the LOC127869712 gene encoding uncharacterized protein LOC127869712 — protein MGTDQLEAMSHNDKQQKVMILDNQAVEQIQIGKIMPSLLGEGLHLQETVTQMMGLCKNVLRNKVKGQQVIRSAKTKENLDQLLLTFCIDYQKFSGSVTPALVDLVSGQVTRAMKLVLKDSLVVIIYVYYTGTTNY, from the exons ATGGGAACTGACCAATTGGAGGCCATGTCTCACAACGACAAGCAGCAAAAAGTGATGATCCTGGATAATCAAGCTGTGGAACAAATCCAAATAG GCAAGATAATGCCATCTCTCTTAGGGGAGGGGTTACACCTGCAAGAGACTGTCACCCAAATGATGGGGTTGTGTAAGAATGTCTTACGAAACAAGGTCAAGGGTCAGCAAGTCATAC GAAGTGCCAAAACCAAGGAGAATCTTGACCAGTTGTTGCTGACATTCTGCATAGACTATCAGAAGTTCTCGGGATCTGTCACTCCTGCACTTGTG GATTTGGTGTCTGGTCAGGTGACGAGAGCCATGAAGTTAGTCCTGAAGGACAGTCTGGTGGTAATAATTTATGTCTACTATACAGGAACAACAAATTACTGA